TCGGGTAGGGCAGCGAGGTCGGCCATGAGCGGGTGGCGCTTAACCAAAGGTAGAGGGATAGGGATTGAAATCGATGTGCGCTTGTCAGGATtttgggaaatttccacatgtccTGCGGGGTGCGGTTATATGGTTAACCCTTAGCAATGTTTGGGAATAAGTGTGCGCTGCTAGTCACTACGCACTAGCAGCGTCCATCAACAAAACACGTGTTGCTAGATATATATTTATGTTTAATCATTTTAATCACAATTATGTGGATTCAATTTCATGCTATAAAAGTTTTTAGTGTACATTTTAGTTGTGTTTGACGAAATTAAATGAGAAATCGAAACATTTCATTGGAATTATTCAAACACATCATTTTTCTTGCAATGTATCATCGATTTCATGGCACTACTTAATCAAATCCTCTGTttacttaatactttgagatgcatgctggatggcggtcttGTGGTGGAGTATTAGATATTGATGAAGTCCGATGGCGGTCTAGATATTGGGACATGCATGATGCTCATATGCTAATTATGTCGTGGATATCCATACTCATAAATACCGCAATTACTCAATACTCAACTGTAATTTGGTCACCACACCGTGCTATCTTTCGGGGgagaaaccactagtgaacctACGGATCTTGGTCCATCTTCTTCCTATAATATTTCAACCGCAATTTACATTTTGTTTTACTTTCTTGCTGCAATTAACTCTCCATACACTTGTGCTTTTAATTCCTTTGTAACTAGCAAAGCTAGTGGGATTGACAACCTTGCTAGTTTCTTTAGGGGCCAAGGTAGTGTTTTATTTGTATGTGGAGGTGTTGATCATTAGTTGTGAACACAAACTCCtgttggttcgataaaccttgaggTCATTTGAGGGAAATTGCTGCTTGCTACAAACCATTGCACTTGGGGCCCAACACCTTCCTAATTTAGAGGAGGCAAGAGgcgccatgggaggattctttggTGCTATAGGTGGTGTCATGGGAGGAGGCATGAGTGCTGGCCTGGAGGAGGCATGGGGGTGCTATGGGTGGTGGCATGGGAGGAGGCATAGATTATACCatacatggcaaaaaagacaaCGAAACTAATGGTGAAAAGTCAATGCAATCCATGGAGACAATGCAAGCACAAGTGGCCATGTCGGCGGTGAGAGTTTAGAAGATATGTTCTATGTACTTTTATTTGCATTAGTGATGCACTATGATGAGTGGTTTGCATTTGAATTTGATATGCGGATTTGAAGTTAAATTTGATATGTGCATTTGTGTCTTGCAAAGTTTAAATTATAGCAATAGTTCATGTATGTGTTTCTATATTTATGAAATTTTGGAGCAAAAGATGTGGTTGAGTGTCATATTAAGGGCAGCTGTTAGAGTAGTGGTGTCCTATTATAGGGTTGTTGTTGGAGAAAAAAATCCAGGTGTTGGAGATGCTCAAACTACTTTTGTGTGCCCTATTGAAGGGAAGCTATTGGAGTGCTCAAACTACTTTTGTTATTCTCTGTTATAAACACCAGAGTCTCGTACTACGCGTCATTGAATCATGTTGTGTTAACCAAGTACTTCAATTTATATCCACAATCCAGATTACATATCTCAAATTATTGCTTATTCTTCGATTGAATGTTTGGTTGCGTTTCCAACAACATCAATAACCATACCGGAGTTAGTTAAGTGATAGCCAAGACACACCGTCGAGTGAGTGTTGGAGTCTAGTCGTCAAAGCCTCCCCAACAAAATCTATACTATATATCATCGAAAGATTGGGCCTAGGCGGTAAGTGGGACTATTCGTGGGAGTCCCACCTTTAGCCCACTTAGTCCCAGTATATTTGGTGGGAATAACCGGACATCCCACCAGAAGTTACACAAATTAGGTGGACACAAGTGGGATCCCACATAGAAAATGGACTCACGGTTGGAAGGAAGGAGAAGCCTAGTGCAGTAGGAATAGCGCCCCACGGAGCCACCCGAAGAGAAACAGCTGTTGCCGAAAGAAGACCACCCCAATGGGCTTCCCCGCCATCTACTCACACACCAGCACCACCTATGTTGCCTTGCAGAGGTAGCTGAGCTGAGCTGCAGTGCTGTTCGCGGCGACCGAGGTGGCTGGAGAGCACGGATGAATCGCCAAAAGAGGAGTAGGGATGGTGCACTCTCCCTGCTGCAGCGTCGCCGCTGAGGATGCATGCATGCTCTGGTGCGGCGACACTGCACACACGGCGCGATGCCATTGGGGGCGCGGACGAGAAGCCACTCCGGTTGGGCCGCAGTGCCGCGCTATGCCGCTCTTGTGTGCGCAGCTAGCCAGAGAGAGAGAGCCCCCACACGCAGGTACAGGCTACAACGTACTATTGGCACAATggtggcaaatttgacaattttgacctataATCAAAATCAAAGCATAGAATGAActggttgcgaaactatttcactcccctgacccttttgtgtagcgcccgccacgccggcgccacaccctactgtgCAACGCCTCCtagataggcgctacacggccaGCGTCGCACCCATATGTGCccaagtcagtgtgcagcgcctgagagctaggcgccacactacacagtgcagcgcctagctcctgggcgttgcactagtgcagcgcctgagagttaGGCGCCAAGGGTCAGccgtgtgaaatagtttcacggacagttcattctgtgatttgatttcgattataggttaaatttgtcaaatttgcccacAGTGGTGCTGGTACAAGTAGCTTTGCTattgtggatggatggatggatgcgtgggcggcggcgcggcggcggcgagagtgcgcCTGCGCCGCGGCGCCTCGTGTATCAGGAGAGAAACCTATAGAAGGAAGACGTTGGTGGGTCAATCCCAAAGGGTTAATAGGGCTAGCCcacttttttttctcgaatacgcatagGCATGCGTACCATAGCATTAAAGAAGAAGCAGCAAAGAAGCCGGATACAAGGCCTTTCAGCCATTACAACGCTAATCACGAGAATTAGCCTTCACGCACATCCATTCTGGCTACTATGATACATGTTTTCCTAGTCCAACCTCATGCCAATAACAACAAGGCAAGCCACAGGGCAACCCAGCCACGTCACAACCAACGCCGAGACTTCTACAACAAGACCAAAATCCCAAGGCCAACACAAACCAACGTACCGCCACCCAATTGCGCCAAGAGGAAGTCGGCAAGTGAACGGCAGGGCCTGAGCAAACCTGGGGAAGGTACCGTCGTGAGAGCGCCGGAGATGGCGTACATTGCGCCCAGGAGGCCCACGCCCAGAGTGGCAGCCGACTCACTCAAGCCACACCAACGAGACTCCTCGAGCAACAAgacgacgccttcaggaaggtAACAACGCcttgacgccgccgccgccgtccgatcAGGAGGCCAGACCAAGACAAGGGTTTCCCCCGAGCTCGAGGAAGGGAGTCTGATCGTTTCCAACACAACGCCTCCAGAAAGGAAACGGCACCCGCGGGCGTCGCCGTTGTGAGCCTAAGCAGGGATTTCTCCCAACCCAGATCGGAGAACCCAGCACCCACTCGAGTCGCAAGAGCAGATCAACCACCGCATCTGGAAGAGTCACATTTCGCATCACAGTAGCCTCCGCCACTAGTACTGCCAGATCCGGACAAACTCGCCGCTACCGGCACACCACCTCGAGCGAcgccgccgcgtcgccgccctCAATCCGTGGCACACCGCCACCACCACGGACTCACGGATGCCAGCCGGAGCAGCCACGCCCCAGCCAGCCCGCCACGCGCGGAGGCCCGCCTTGGAAGCCGCCGCCCCTGCCAGATCTGGGTCGATCGGACCCCAGAAACGGGGCCATCCCGTAGCCCCGACGCCGGGAACCGCAAGCCGCCTCCCTCCCGCTCCTCCGCGtccccggggccgccgccccggcgtgCCCGCGAGCCGCCATCTTCGTCCCCAGCCGAGACCAACAGTCGCTAGCGCAACCACGAGAAGGATCTGCCCCCAGCGCCGTTTGGCAGCGGGGGCCCGCCGCCATCGCGGCGCAgatgccggcggcagcggcggagggggaGCACCGATGGGGGAGTACTAGGTGGTGGCGGGGTTGCGCCCCCGGAGTCGCCTGGGGAGCGACTCGGGGGTCCGGGCATAGGGCTAGCCCACTTAGTTTTTGTCCTATTCAATGGGATCCCACTAAAGCTATTTAAGTGGAATGGGCCGATTAGTCCCATTTAACCCCACTCCCACCTTCAGCCTGAGATCGAGCCAACTGAAATGTGCCTGATCAACATGTTTGTAACAGTTCTCACCAGGTTTTTGGTAATTAACAAGGCAGCTCTCTTGTTTTTACTTAACAGATTGAGCCTAAGGTTCTGGAATAAAACTGAAATCTTTCAATGCAACCACATGTCTCGCCCCACGCGGCCATTTGGAAATCAAATCAGGCGTCATTACCCTGGAATCAACTTGTACCGGGCACACAAATAGATCCTGATGATTCCATTAACTCTAGCGGTCAATCAAGAAAAAGAGTGCTATCATATCATTTGATTATTAGTATAAGAAAGCCTCCGAGGAATTCAACCATGCAAACTGAAATCCAAATGGCTCCACCGCCATTTGATTAGTACCCAGACATTATCCAATGATAGACCAAATACCAATCAGTGGAAGCATCAAAACATCCTTAGCAGTATCCATTACCACATCattacatcacacatgcattcaaaTCATATCAGAGCACCTCAGGTTGTTAGAACTTACATTAACAAATAGCATGTTGAAAATAAAGACATGTATTCTCGTAACTGAATCTCCATAGGGTCTAAAATTATATGGATCTTCCAATTGTTATGCAACTGACAAACAACACAATTGTGAAGGCCACTAAAAGCACACAACAAATAGTATCTAGTCTCTGCAGATTCATCCACCAGTTTCTTGAGTCACAATGCGACTTATCAGTGAGGGAAGACTTATCCAATTATGCCGCATCACCTGCCCAAAGGCCGAAGGCACGACCAAGCTAATTCAAACTATACACCTAAACTGAAAGATTCAGTGACAGCTAAACAGGGTTTTTGTGGCTTCTTCCGACAAGACATTTTGCTTGCTTAATGAGGTTATAGCTAGACAACACTAAAGTCTTTCGAGGATTACAATAACGGAACTCTAATTGCCATGGCGGTTACGCTCTTCTTGCACCTTCCAAATGCTGCATCATCAATCATGTAAACTCCACAGCAGCTGGTGCTGCCACTGCAAGCTTCTTGCTACTTGAACTCTTGTTTTCAGTCTTCTTGCCTCCTTCAGTGACTTTGCCAGATGACGATTTTGACCCTGATGCGGAATCAGGCTCGTCATCCTCAACAATAACCTGTACAGGACGCTTGCGACCACGGTGCATATGGCGTTCACAATATTTCTCGTTTGGGATTGTTTTTCTCCAGCATCGCCACTTTTTTCCATCTGTTCGCCGGCACCTTCCTGGTTCTGGTTCTGGGCTCTTCCCGAAGTCCAAGCAGAGTGTTGCCAATCCCATCACTGCCCAGTCCAGCAATACAAATCAGTTAGAAAGCCTCAAATAGCTCTGAAAAATAAATGAATATGAAATGTCTAACTTTTCAGGGGGTTCTTGATCATTCCCATCATTTCAACAGCTATTGCATGTCGTTGGAGCTTTTTATTTGCTATAAAACCAACTAGGTATGACATCCAAGGACCTTACTGCACTGCCCTAGATACCGCAATCAACTAACATGAATATTTTCTGATATCTACCAAATATTCAATAAATTCTGACATCAAGGAACATATCAACGATGACACAGATTACAAGGGCATACATGTAGGGTAATTCTGCGCGCCTTCAGAGGATGCACCGGTAACACTCTTCCAGATGGGGAAGACGAGATGGGTAGGCACAGGCACACGGGCAGCCATATACTGGTATACCCGAGACTGCTGCTCTAGCTCCTGCAGCTGCATCGCAGTAAATGATGCCCCAGCACCTTCAGGGACAGACGCCAAAAGCGCTCTCATCTCTTCCTGAAGTGCTGCAGTTGCTGCCGCTGTCAACCAAACAAATACAAACAAATTAATGGGCTCAAGTAAGTATTATGTGCAGTACAGAAATCTACTCGACACTTACATAGCTCGGCCTTGTACATAAAGACAACAATGACAGCTAAGCAATGGTAAACCCAAAATCTAATGTTTTGTGCATCGTCAGTATTAAGAAAAGCTAACGTAACAATGAATAAATCAGATTTGCCATGCTTAAAGAACCCGACGTCAGATTTGTAGCGGAATCCTGAAAACATACAGTTTCTTGCTAAATTCTAAGTCAATGTACAATGCAAAGGAGTTAAGAACGACaggaagcaaaaaaaaaaacatgC
This region of Triticum aestivum cultivar Chinese Spring chromosome 2D, IWGSC CS RefSeq v2.1, whole genome shotgun sequence genomic DNA includes:
- the LOC123052800 gene encoding growth-regulating factor 11, which translates into the protein MAAEGEDKKDANSVGGGGGGENTLEAAEEAILQAVGQEPGQELEGEAEESADREGNGDDTGKEDSGCKDLVLVEDPVLVEDPEEAAATAALQEEMRALLASVPEGAGASFTAMQLQELEQQSRVYQYMAARVPVPTHLVFPIWKSVTGASSEGAQNYPTLMGLATLCLDFGKSPEPEPGRCRRTDGKKWRCWRKTIPNEKYCERHMHRGRKRPVQVIVEDDEPDSASGSKSSSGKVTEGGKKTENKSSSSKKLAVAAPAAVEFT